One genomic region from Conexibacter woesei DSM 14684 encodes:
- a CDS encoding polyribonucleotide nucleotidyltransferase, which translates to MSDAVTRLSVEIGGKEISFETGRMAKQASGAVVVRSGDTMVLSTATAGNLRDVDFLPLTVDVEERMYAAGKIPGSFFKREGRAGEKATLTARMVDRPIRPLFPKGWRRETQLVTLTLSVDHEHPYDVLAMNGASAALMISDIPFPTPVGSVRIGKVDGNFVVNPNEEDLLENTDLDLIVAGTEEAILMVEAGANEIPEAEILDALDIAHDAIKKLCRLQWELARKAGKPKTEVEVPQVDERLLRQLTRSHGRKLDRATAVVDKLERQDATKAVEAEVFARYAADEDDAETRAKVQLAFDKLEKSLIRERIAIKKKRPDGRRADEIRPITIEVGVTPRTHGSALFTRGQTQALSTASLGTTREEMRLDTLGLETRKYYFHHYNFPPFSVGEAGFMRGPKRRDIGHGALAERALVPMVPSTEEFPYAIRVVSDILESNGSSSMASVCGSSLSLMDAGVPLKRPVAGIAMGLIKEGDDYIVLSDIAGIEDHLGDMDFKVAGTSEGITALQMDIKITGVTFDILRDALAQAKEGREFILGKMATALAKPREELSKWAPRISTVQIDPEKIGLLIGKGGETIRGLCEEFEAQIDVNDEGQVLIYAQNGELGDALADRIRSMTKEVEIGDAFKGRVVKTTTFGAFVELAKGTDGLLHISNISPGRRVDTVEEVINKGDEIDVRVVEVDRERGRIGLRLAEDPDIAGKTVEELAAISAGNGGGGGDRGGRPDRGARRGGGDRGGRRDDRPGGGGRGGRGGRDRDPDRS; encoded by the coding sequence ATGTCTGACGCTGTCACGCGTCTTTCCGTGGAGATCGGCGGCAAGGAGATCTCCTTCGAGACCGGCCGCATGGCCAAGCAGGCCTCCGGCGCCGTCGTCGTCCGCTCGGGCGACACGATGGTCCTCTCGACCGCGACCGCGGGCAACCTCCGCGACGTCGACTTCCTTCCTCTGACGGTCGACGTCGAGGAGCGCATGTACGCCGCGGGCAAGATCCCCGGCTCGTTCTTCAAGCGCGAGGGTCGTGCCGGCGAGAAGGCGACGCTGACCGCCCGCATGGTCGACCGCCCGATTCGCCCGCTCTTCCCGAAGGGCTGGCGCCGTGAGACGCAGCTCGTCACGCTGACGCTCTCGGTCGACCACGAGCACCCGTACGACGTGCTCGCGATGAACGGCGCGTCCGCCGCGCTGATGATCTCCGACATCCCGTTCCCGACCCCGGTCGGCTCGGTCCGCATCGGCAAGGTCGACGGCAACTTCGTCGTCAACCCGAACGAGGAGGACCTGCTCGAGAACACCGATCTCGACCTCATCGTCGCGGGCACCGAAGAGGCCATCCTGATGGTCGAGGCCGGCGCCAACGAGATCCCCGAGGCGGAGATCCTCGACGCGCTCGACATCGCGCACGACGCGATCAAGAAGCTCTGCAGACTTCAGTGGGAGCTGGCCAGAAAGGCCGGCAAGCCGAAGACCGAGGTCGAGGTCCCGCAGGTCGACGAGAGACTGCTGAGACAGCTCACGAGATCTCACGGCAGAAAGCTCGACAGAGCGACCGCCGTCGTCGACAAGCTCGAGCGCCAGGACGCGACGAAGGCCGTCGAGGCCGAGGTGTTCGCGAGATACGCCGCCGACGAGGACGACGCCGAGACGCGCGCCAAGGTGCAGCTCGCGTTCGACAAGCTCGAGAAGTCGCTGATCCGCGAGCGGATCGCGATCAAGAAGAAGCGTCCCGACGGCCGCAGAGCGGACGAGATCCGTCCGATCACGATCGAGGTCGGCGTCACGCCGCGCACGCACGGCTCCGCGCTCTTCACGCGCGGCCAGACGCAGGCGCTCTCGACCGCCTCGCTGGGCACGACGCGCGAGGAGATGCGCCTCGACACGCTCGGTCTGGAAACCAGAAAGTACTACTTCCACCACTACAACTTCCCGCCGTTCTCGGTCGGCGAGGCCGGCTTCATGCGCGGCCCCAAGCGCCGTGACATCGGCCACGGCGCGCTCGCCGAGCGCGCGCTCGTGCCGATGGTCCCGAGCACGGAGGAGTTCCCGTACGCGATCCGCGTCGTCTCCGACATCCTCGAGTCCAACGGCTCCTCCTCGATGGCGTCAGTCTGCGGATCGTCGCTGTCGCTGATGGACGCGGGCGTGCCGCTCAAGCGGCCGGTCGCCGGCATCGCGATGGGCCTGATCAAGGAGGGTGACGACTACATCGTGCTCTCTGACATCGCCGGCATCGAGGACCACCTCGGCGACATGGACTTCAAGGTCGCCGGCACCTCGGAGGGCATCACCGCCCTCCAGATGGACATCAAGATCACGGGCGTGACCTTCGACATCCTCCGCGACGCGCTCGCGCAGGCGAAGGAAGGCCGCGAGTTCATCCTCGGCAAGATGGCGACCGCGCTCGCGAAGCCGCGCGAGGAGCTGTCGAAGTGGGCGCCGCGCATCTCCACGGTCCAGATCGACCCGGAGAAGATCGGCCTGCTGATCGGCAAGGGCGGCGAGACGATCCGCGGCCTCTGCGAGGAGTTCGAGGCGCAGATCGACGTCAACGACGAGGGCCAGGTCCTCATCTACGCGCAGAACGGCGAGCTGGGCGACGCCCTCGCAGACCGCATCCGCTCGATGACCAAGGAAGTCGAGATCGGCGACGCGTTCAAGGGCAGAGTCGTCAAGACGACGACGTTCGGCGCCTTCGTCGAGCTGGCGAAGGGCACCGACGGCCTCCTCCACATCTCGAACATCTCCCCGGGGAGACGCGTCGACACCGTCGAGGAAGTCATCAACAAGGGTGACGAGATCGACGTGCGCGTGGTCGAGGTCGACCGCGAGCGCGGCCGCATCGGCCTGCGCCTCGCCGAGGACCCGGACATCGCC
- a CDS encoding SRPBCC family protein: MTVHVLTRVQRLSGAPDDVFRFFGEARNLEAITPPFLSFRVLTPDPIAMRPGALIDYRLRLHGVPLRWRTRIETWEPGVRFVDAQVRGPYALWHHTHEFARDPADPAGTVMRDTVRYALPLGQLGELARRAFVARDLARIFDFRAQAVAGLVRRPGLWSHSDTNPGRPP, from the coding sequence ATGACGGTGCACGTCCTGACACGCGTCCAACGTCTTTCCGGCGCACCGGACGACGTCTTCCGCTTCTTCGGCGAGGCGCGCAACCTCGAGGCGATCACGCCGCCGTTCCTCAGCTTCCGCGTGCTGACGCCGGACCCGATCGCGATGCGGCCGGGAGCGCTGATCGACTACCGCCTGCGCCTGCACGGCGTCCCGCTGCGCTGGCGGACGCGGATCGAGACGTGGGAGCCGGGCGTGCGCTTCGTCGACGCGCAGGTCCGCGGCCCCTACGCGCTGTGGCATCACACGCACGAGTTCGCGCGCGATCCCGCCGATCCGGCGGGCACGGTGATGCGCGACACCGTCCGCTACGCGCTCCCGCTCGGGCAGCTCGGCGAGCTGGCGCGGCGCGCGTTCGTCGCACGCGACCTCGCGCGGATCTTCGACTTCCGCGCGCAGGCGGTCGCGGGGTTGGTGCGTCGTCCTGGGTTGTGGTCGCATAGCGACACCAATCCAGGACGACCTCCCTAG
- a CDS encoding DsbA family protein: MAPDDHRSGPRERPLAIVYADYECPYCAVLEARLVQASAQRVFRHFPVKSKHPRAWAASCAAEAAGLQGRFWEMHALLFADQGRLEDPHLWARAEQLGLDVDRFDADRRSDAVAARVKHDFLSGMRAGVVTTPTLFLDGVAHPGLPSDELIARLR, translated from the coding sequence GTGGCCCCGGACGACCACCGCAGCGGGCCGCGCGAGCGGCCGCTCGCGATCGTCTACGCCGACTACGAGTGCCCGTACTGCGCGGTGCTCGAAGCGCGCCTGGTGCAGGCGAGCGCGCAGCGCGTCTTCCGCCACTTCCCCGTCAAGTCGAAGCATCCGCGGGCGTGGGCGGCGTCGTGCGCGGCGGAGGCGGCGGGGCTCCAGGGTCGCTTCTGGGAGATGCACGCGCTGCTGTTCGCCGACCAGGGGCGGCTGGAGGACCCGCACCTGTGGGCGCGGGCCGAGCAGCTGGGGCTCGACGTCGACCGCTTCGACGCCGACCGCCGCTCCGACGCCGTCGCCGCACGCGTCAAGCACGACTTCCTCAGCGGCATGCGCGCCGGCGTCGTCACGACGCCGACGCTGTTCCTCGACGGCGTCGCCCACCCGGGCCTGCCGAGCGACGAGCTGATCGCGCGCCTGCGCTAG